One Chiloscyllium plagiosum isolate BGI_BamShark_2017 chromosome 12, ASM401019v2, whole genome shotgun sequence DNA window includes the following coding sequences:
- the LOC122554854 gene encoding lysozyme C-like, translating to MKTFVALSLLLTATGAVIFEKCEVGKIFKENGLDGYLGYNLGDWVCLVDNESGFNTIKTVFHWTEYMTRKVTKYGIFQISDDKWCGNSDNYVPYRRCRVSCDSLMDGDLTDDIRCAKYIATTENGIETWLSWRKYCKGVNFNHFLDNCQL from the exons ATGAAGACATTTGTTGCTCTCAGTCTGCTGCTCACTGCCACGGGTGCCGTTATCTTTGAGAAATGTGAAGTTGGCAAGATTTTCAAGGAAAATGGATTGGATGGATATTTAGGATATAACCTGGGAGACT GGGTGTGCTTGGTTGACAATGAAAGTGGATTCAACACAATTAAAACAGTATTTCATTGGACTGAATACATGACGAGAAAAGTTACTAAATATGGGATTTTCCAAATCAGCGATGACAAATGGTGTGGAAATTCAGACAACTATGTTCCCTACCGACGCTGCCGTGTCAGCTGTGATA gtTTAATGGATGGTGATCTCACTGATGACATCCGATGTGCTAAGTATATAGCAACAACAGAGAACGGAATAGAGACCTG GTTAAGTTGGAGAAAATACTGCAAAGGTGTGAATTTCAATCACTTTCTGGATAATTGCCAGCTGTGA